The Argentina anserina chromosome 5, drPotAnse1.1, whole genome shotgun sequence genome includes the window CCCACCAGGATTTAGGTTACCAACACTTGAAAGATCGTATCTTTCATCAAGTTCTGTACTTTTTACAATGACTGCGTAGTAAAATTTGGTTGCCGCTGATCTTTTCTCGCCCGTACGTCTCGAACTTGACCAACCAGGCCCCACCATGCGACATGTGTCAATCGGCTAAATCAGTTGTTCGTCCAGAAAATACATAAGGTTAAAATTGTCTTTTTCTAATGTATCTTATTTTCTCCGGCTCATATCCGGGAACTTTCGGATCTTTCCGACGATTATTCCAGTGAGTGATATGTCTAGATCTAACGAAACACTCGGAAACGCGCCGTAAATAGCTGAATACGGACTGAAAACGAAGGAAATCGTTCAAAAGCGTAATAGAAAAAGACAGTTATACCCCCAAGTAAATCTCCAAACCAAAAACCATTCACAACATGACAAGATGCAAGAATCATAGCAGGAACCCTATTAAAAGTCTCCCAGAGTCTACTATCAAAGTAGCAAATACGTCTTCCAGAAATTCAGAGATAAAATTGCGACTGTGACTCAGTTTCTGTATTGGGAAAGGTTCGTTCTTTGTGCCTCAATCACTATTTCTTTGTATTAGATCACCTTTTTCCAGGTGTTTTGATCACCAAGCAAGGACTTCCTTATATCTCTTGGTCATGTAAACAATCTCAAAGCTTAAAGTTCCGAGATTTCATTGAAGTTTGATCCTTCTCTGCATTCAGTTTGTTGCTTTTGCTGATTGTCTTTATAAAATCCGCAAGTAAATAGGCTCTTGTTAGCTAAGTTATAGACTGGCGTTTCTTGATGACTTGTTGTTCTGCGTAACTCTGTTCCACTTATTATACTGTGAATGGAAAATAGTTGCCAATGAAAGTTTCATTCTTTGTTCGTTTGATTACTTTAACAAGGTGAATAGAAGTTTATGAATGCTAGTTAGTTGATATATTGATCTTAGTTCTGACTTTTGAGTATGTCATGTACTCATGTGTCAATTGAGAAGATAAGTTCACTGTCTAAAACTTTAAAGTTCTACAAATTCTGTTGCTTTTTTATTCTTCTCTATGTAATGTTGCCTTTACTGTGTTTGTATAGTGTACCGAGAATGATATAGATTCTTAGCTCTAAATGGGTCAAGATACAAATGCTGGTGCTGAGTCGCCTAGGCCACGTTTTGGTCTGTTGCGAGATCAGGTCCAACTTGTTAAGAGGAAGGACTGTGACCGATATGAAATTGCCCCCATTCCGGATATACTTTCGCTTGAGAAAGGTTTCTTTATAGTAATCCGGGCATGCCAGTTGTTGGCTCAAAAGAATAATGGGTTAGTGCTTGTTGGAGTAGCAGGCCCCTCCGGAGCAGGGAAGACTGTTTTCACGGAAAAGGTGCTGAACTTTATGCCCAGCATTGCTGTCATTACAATGGATAACTATAATGATGCTAGTCGTATCATTGATGGCAACTTCGATGGTAAACACTCTTGCTTGGATCAAGTATTAATTTCTTCAGTTTTCAGTTACTTACTTTTCCTTTAATTGAAGTTTTCTCCCTATGTTCTGCATCAATTTTCAATACCATTGACTGTTTATATTTCTTGAATCTGGAAGTGTAATTGCATTGTTTTCCTCCATCATATGTTTTCCTTTTATCTCGTGCATTGAACATGTGTAGCCTAGAGCACTCACTGCAATGTTTGTAATGCTTTGAAACAGATCCACGCCTGACAGATTATGACACATTGCTTGATAACATACATGGCTTAAAAGCAGGGAAGGCTGTTCAGGTTCCAATATATGATTTCAAGTCTAGCTCTCGCATAGGCTACAGGTAGTGCATTTGCATGATTTAAAGAATCCTTTGTCATGTTAACTTCCGGGCCTCCTTATGTTCCATCAATATGATTGAAAGCCTGAACTTCTGCTGCTGAGTTGTTGATGTTAGATACAAATTTAACTGAATCCTAGATGAGGCTTATCATCTttagccttcttcttttgtGATTTGCGCCTATTAATAGCTTGTGTGTCATCTAATGTCGCTGTATATTCTTGATCATTCAAATGCTTCTAACAGGGAAGTGGAGGTCCCCAGCTCTCGTATTGTAATAATTGAGGGCATATATGCCTTAAGTGAGAAGCTTCGGCCTTTGCTAGATCTTCGAGTATCTATAACTGGTGGAGTGCACTTTGATCTTGTCAAACGGGTTTTACGAGACATCCAACGTGCCGGCCAAGAGCCTGAAGAAATCATTCATCAGATCTCTGAAACGGTTAACCCTCTATCCTGTGTTAGAATTCTATTTGTTCCTCTTCTGTAACATGCAATGATCCTCATGcaaaggatttctgatgcttCATATCTATAATTTTGATACAGGTGTACCCTATGTACAAAGCATTTATTGAGCCAGATCTCCAGACAgcacatattaaaatcaccaATAAATTTAATCCCTTCACTGGTTTTCAGAATCCGACTTATATTTTAAAGGTTGGACATAAATATTTTTGATGTTCAGGTCTTCCTTTTGTATGTGTCAGGTTACACATTTTTATTGCAGCTATTTCACTGGTCAATTTTTCTTATTGCAGTCAAATAGGACAGTGACAGTGGATCAAATTAAAGCTGTTGTTTCTGAAGAGCACAAAGAAACCACAGAAGAAACTTATGACATATATCTTTTACCACCAGGTGAAGATCCTGAAGCATGTCAATCGTATCTAAGGATGAGGAACAGGGATGGCAAATACAATCTCATGTTTGAGGTTAGACATGTTTTAAACTAAATTTCCGTAAGTGaatgtgtgtgtgatttaattCTACCAGTGTCAGTGCGTATTTTTAATAATTGATTAATGCCAAAAAAATCAGCTAAAGATTTGTTCCATATTTGATAGGAGAGACTTCTCACACCTCATATGAATGTGCTCCTTTTCTCCTGACATAGTAGTAATTATCATCATTATCTTACTTGCTGCCCTTAGTGTTTGACTCTTCTTCTTTGTcagccaccaccaccactatgCATTACTTCTGTAAATCCAAAAGAGAGCTGCAGCTCATGAGTGTCTTTTTCTTGAGCATAGCCTTTGAAGCATCTGATATTCCTAAAGTGTAACTGGTTTAGTTCTACTCAATAGAAGTTTTGTATACTCATGGAATTGAAAATTTGTGGTAGTGAGGCTTAACCTTGATGCCCTGATGTTTTGTCAGTCCGTAGTCAATTGAAGTAACAATTTGAATAtgccttttcatttcacgtggAACCTTGGtattttattgaatgaaaGGAATCCAAAGTTCATGTGGAACTATGCTTTGCTCTGCCATTGGATAATCAACCTTTCTTTAAGGCAAAGATTTGAAGATTGCTTCTTGTTGATGGAGGCATGTACTTGCATCCAGTTGCATGTCTGGAAAGTCATTAACTGCTtacatggtttttttttatacatgtTTCTGGTGAATATTTCCATAATCCAGTGTTTAAGATTCTGCTGATATGTGCTTGTTCCAGACTTCGAGATTAGACTATCCTTGACAGCACCCGGTAAAACATTTCTGACTAGTTATACCTCTCTTTTCAGGAGTGGGTTTCAGATAGTCCATTCATAATATCACCAAGAATAACTTTTGAAGTTAGTGTGCGCCTTCTTGGAGGTCTCATGGCTCTGGGATATACAATTGCAGCCATCCTGAAAAGAAGTAGTCATGTTTTTTGTGATGATAGGGTCTGCGTGAAAACAGATTGGCTGGAGCAGCTTAATCGGCAATATGTTCAGGTATTGTGACTTTGTGCATTCagttattgagattgtttggaaTTAGTTGGATCTTTATGTATTTTATAATATGTCGTTTTGAAGTAGTCTGACATAATTAGATGGACtggtttttgggtttttggtATGCAAGCATATGTAATTGCTTATTCAAGTTGGAAACACCAGTTCTGAGATTGACTGATTTCTATTATTCCATCATCTCCTGAACTTTTATGCTCAAAATACGTATATTGCGATCTACTAAAATTATGTACATGTCAGACAACAGAAAATTGTAAACATTTGAGTTTAGTGTAGTTATTACATTTGAGTTTTACCCTAGTTTATGGTCGGCTGTAATTTACAtcatcaagaaaaagaaaacgaaaGACTACATATGTTGATTTTCTGGGAGAATTTTGCAATGCTTAGCACTAATTCATTGATCTGTGTATGAAGGTGCAAGGAAAGGATCGTCTATATGTTAAAAGTATCGCAGAGCAGCTGGGCCTGGAAGGTTCATTTGTTCCCCGGACTTACATTGAACAAATTCAGCTGGAGAAACTTGTAAATGATGTTATGGTATGACTCTTTCAACTGATCATGCATTCTCCTACTGGTTGATGGTCCTAATGTTATCATTATCATTATTCAGGCCTTGCCAGACGATCTGAAGACAAAACTAAGCATagatgatgattttgtttcaAGCCCTAAGGAAGCCCTTTCCCGAGCATCTGCAGATAGGAGAAGCAAGCATCTCAGCCGGTACTTTTCATTATCAGTTGTTTGTTCAGAATAGAATGAAAATTTAAAGGAAGGGAAATGGGGTAAAAAGAATAGCCAAACGTATATAGTGAAAATGAAGGCCACACTGAACTAAATGGGGATTCTTAGGTTGTCCTAAGCATTAAACTGATGATGGTTTTTTTATTGTACCGATTAGTTCATGTAACTTACCATTCTCTGCGTGTGGCAGGAGTGTATCACACTCTTACTCAAATCACAGAGACAAGTTAACAAGGCTTGCTGTTAACAATAGAACGTTTGATGGGAGATCCCTGGAATCACCTGCCACACTTTCAAACCAGGTGTGAATGGCTGTATAGTGTTCTTAGTGTGTAGAAATTCTATAATAATATGGATTGTTTGTCACCATAAACTCCTGTCCTGCATCATTTCAGGGAGTTATCACTCAACTTTCAGAACAGATATCTACGCTGAATGAGAGGATGGATGAGTTTACTTCTCGTGTTGAAGAGCTAAACTCCAAGGTCTCGATCAGAAAAACTTCAGCTAGCCAGCAAAATCTGGCTTTGCAGGCTGAAGCATGTAATGGAACCATACCTACGTCTCTTTTTGTTACTGGATTAAGTAATGGTGCGTTGACAGGATCCTTACTGCCAAGTTCTGCGTCTTCTTCACAATTGGCCAAGGAGTCCCCACTGATAGAAGAGGTATTTTCCAATTGTTGGTACTTATAAAGGTGGAGTAACTTTCACAAACCACCTTTGAATTTGATATGttcttctccaaaattctgaCAGATACAAGCAATCACACGAAGCCAACGCCAGATCATGCACCAAATAGATAACTTAAGCAACCTTCTTCGAGAGTACACAGCCGAGAGACTTCGCCTAGGAAGAGCAGATAGTACTGCCAGAGTGAATGATATCGACTCCATTGGCATTCCAGTTATACTTGCTTTGGCAATCGGTGGTTTAGGTGTCTTGTTCTTCAAGAGTTTAACTTCCCAAAAGTAATGTATTGCTACGCAGCTAACTTGCAACATACAATCTGACATCATAAAGTACATATAAAACTCACCTTAGAGTTCTGCGTTTCAAATAAGGTTGCAGCCTGCTCATATGACAAAAGGAGGCAGATATAGATTTATCTTTCTGTTTGGCCATTTTGTAAAATGTAAATAGTGTAACTTGAATAGCAGGTTCAGTTATTACTTGAGTACTCAAACTGTTGAATGCAAGTAAGATACGAGTCCAATAGTTGGTTTAGCCGGTCGATCAAATCCATCTGCTCATTCTGCTGTCATTTGAAAGATTCTTACACAGCAATTCTTGGTTTCAATTGGCAATCAAGAGGACACATTATGCTCAAAACCATGTCACTGATGAAGCATTACCAACAGAAAAAGGCTTTCACAAAGAACATCTAGTAAAACAAAGATTTCCCTCAAGAAAATCAAATCTGCTGATGTTCTGCTGCTCAATAGGTACACAAACAAATGCATCACTAAAAAAGGAACAACCTCATACAAGATAGACAGTAGGACACGGGCAAGTAAATCTTTCCAGCCTTCAGAAAAGTGTGGAGGAATAAAGTTCAGAAACTTCTCCCGCAACCTGATCATAGTCCGCCTTTAGCttctcttgttcttcttgtgcCAACTCACCCTTGGTCGGCTTGGTTATCACCAGAACACAGCATGTCGGCCTCTTTGTCGCCCCCGCATTTGCAAGATCCTGAATTATACATTTAGCCTTTATAAGATACTGCTTCTCTAATACCGACTGACAAAAACTACAAAAATTTTGATGAATAAAACACAGCATTATGTCTTGTTATGTTGATTTCTGTTTATAACATGAAAAGATATCCATACAAATATATGTCATCAAACTTCTTGGTTAAACCGAAAACTCACTTCTTTAGAGGACACATAAACATATGGAATCTCAGCTTCTTCACATAAGACTGGAACATGAGTGATCACATCTATAGGAGAAATGTTCCCAGCTATAACACATATTCTGCACACACCATAAAAGGAACGCACGATCATTAAAAGTTTACCAACAAGCCACAAGAGTACCTCAAACAGAACAATCACTAGATTGGTGCCCTTGAAAATTCAGATTAAAAGTAAATAGTTGTATATATGAATAAAATAAGAGAGTACCAATTTCACAATAAAATCTGAGCTCTTTCATTTCTATTCAATCTTTCTAAACTTTGAAAACAAACACAGCAAGAAAACTGACCCCTTTTGACCACGCCTTATGCTTTTAACCACCTCCTTCACTCCTCTCTTCAAGCATTTGTGCTCAGCAGCTACAACACCCAGcaaaaacaaactcaaatttaTTCACAAAACCAATCACAGAGTAATCTATACGTATCTATACGGCGTACATACCTTTCCGGACAAGCTTGAGAGTCCGCTTCCCGAGCTTCTTCCCGGCGAGCGGCTTCGCTATCGGAGCCAGAGCCtgcgtcttcttcttctccttcgcTTCAGTATCGCTGCCCATCTCTGTagctctctcttcttttcctctCTCTGGAGACTAGGGTTTTTCTGGCACTACAATCTTACGGTGATTTAGGTCATTTATTGTGAGGGGTTTAAGACCTTTGGGCCTGCAACGGGCTCATAAAATGGGCCACTTTCTAAACATCGGCCCATTTTAAAAACCCAAATAAGAGCactataaaaaatgaaaaccctACTTTCTTATAATTCTTCTATTTTAACCTCTCTGCGTCACCGGAGAAGAACGAAGCAGAGTCCACCATGCCGATGGTGAGCGTAGGACGGGATCGTCTATTCGCCGCCTTAGGCAAACCTTACAGTGAGTTTTCGATTCTCTTGCTCTCTGATTTTGACTATTGACGGTGAAAAAAGTTTTACTGatgcttaatttttttttctactgaATCTGGCAGCTAAAGAAGAGCTAAAGGATGAGGAAGTGAGCGAGAGAGCTAAGAGAGAGTTCGATGATGACTGCTTCCGCTTCGGAATTGAGCTCGACGACGTCGTAAGCgctttgattttgattgtcGTCTAGTTTTTGCTGTAATTTTGGTTCTGGATTTTGAATGTGTGTGATTTAGACGACTGAGAAAGCGATTGTGAGGAAAGAGAAGCATCTGGATGAAGCAGAAGCCGACGAAGATGAGGAAGTTATTTACAAAATCGACATTCCTGCTAATAGGTACGGAGAATCTTGTGTTCTTCGTGTAATGTATCGATTAGGTGTTGCTTTTGATGTGTTCAGTTTGGATTTTGATATGAATGTGAGCTGTGGAGCACTTGTGGTTTGATGTATCGGTTGAGAGTTACTTTGGATGAGTTGAATTGTTGATTTTGATATCAATCTGAGCTGAAAATACAGAGTAGGAATGAAAGCATTGTTTATTTACGTGGTGCAGATATGATTTGCTTTGCCTCGAAGGGCTGTCACAGGCTCTCCGTATCTTCGAGAAGAAACAGGAGGTTCCTCAGTACAAGTTGGCGAATATTAGCAAGGAGTCGATGATGAAAATGCATGTCACACCAGAGGTAGCTATATTTGAGAACTCTCTGAGGGGCTTTTTATGTTTAGTACTGTAgtttatttcacaaataaatgTGTTCCCACTTGCAGACATCTTTGATTCGACCTCATGTTGTTTGCGCTGTTTTGAGAGGAGTGACTTTCACTGAAGCAAGCTATAACAGCTTTATTGACCTCCAAGATAAGCTGCATCAGAATATCTGCAGGTATTGTTTTCCGACAAAAAAATTCTTGTTTATGCACATGTTGCAACTGTTTAATCCTTCCATCCTGATCTTCTGACCCTGTTTTTCTTTCCTGTGTCTTACGTataaaaatacttaaatattGTTTTATCTTGCAGGCGGCGAACCCTTGTTGCCATTGGGACTCATGACTTGGACACAGTACAAACTCCTTTCTCATATGAGGTGTACTTTTGTAATATTTGTTcctgtattttttttatagtatCTTGGATCATGTGGtatatttatttgagttgatgagACCCTCTGCTAAATTATACATTTATTCAGGTCTCACATTGAAACTCtcatataattataattttctcCTTAGTATTTgcttcttaagaattctaaacaCATTTTATTGTGCAGAAATAGCTCTTGTGTGCTTAGTTCCAAAGAAGTATTAATACTACTGTTACTTATTCATCTATTGATTTGCAGGCTTTGCCACCTTCAAGCATAAGTTTTGTGCCACTGAAGCAGGTAATCCAAATTTGACTCTGGTTATATGGTGTTTGATTGTACGGTTTCACTTGGATGAGTTCTTTAACAAGGACTCTGAGGTGTATTGGAATTTATTTCTACGTTTGGTTGCTTTCACAATATGGTTCATACTGTAATTGATTGAAGCACTGGTGAAGCATCTGCTATTTTACAAGAGCATCTTGCCTTATAGTGAAATTACTAGTTTATGTGCAATACATTTTTGCAATATCTTTCAATTTATAGATGTCATTGGTTTTGATGTTATGTTCTTATCTTTATTAGGTGAAGAAATTTAGAGCTGATGAGCTCATGGAATTTTACAAGGTGAGTTCATTatagattttcttttttccttttcccaTTCTGAGGAAGGAAATTTTAATCCCTTTTCCTCTTTTGCATCTTGTAGTCAGATTTAAAGCTGAAGAAGTTCCTCCACATAATAGAGAACTCCAAGGTTTATCCTGTTATATATGATAAAAACAGGTACGATAGTTTTCCTGAAGATTGATCATGTTACTACTGATGTATTTTATCTTTTAGAAAGAGGAGTGCATGTATAATTGTCTGTCTGTGTACAATGTACAGCACTAAAAATGttgatatgtattttttttcatcttggTAGAACTGTTTTGTCGTTACCTCCAATTATAAATGGTGCTCATTCAGCAATCACTTTAAAGACGAAGAATGTTTTTATAGAATGTACAGCTACTGATTTGACAAAGGCCAAGATTGTTCTGAACACAATAGTAAGAAACTGAAACAAAATTCCAGGGTGCATTATTTGCTAGTTATAATTTTTTACTTATTGATCATGACATAATCTTCAACTGCTCTTAggtgacagcattttcatcaTATTGTGAAAGAAAGTTTGAGATTGAACCTGTTGAAGTGATATATCCTGATGGAAAATCATACGTGTATCCTGATTTATCAGTCTACACCATGGATGTTTCTCTGTCATACATTAATAGCCGCATTGGACCATCTTTGGGGGCTGATGAGGTATGCCGGTGTACAAGTTGGT containing:
- the LOC126796442 gene encoding H/ACA ribonucleoprotein complex subunit 2-like protein, which gives rise to MGSDTEAKEKKKTQALAPIAKPLAGKKLGKRTLKLVRKAAEHKCLKRGVKEVVKSIRRGQKGICVIAGNISPIDVITHVPVLCEEAEIPYVYVSSKEDLANAGATKRPTCCVLVITKPTKGELAQEEQEKLKADYDQVAGEVSELYSSTLF
- the LOC126796440 gene encoding phenylalanine--tRNA ligase beta subunit, cytoplasmic; amino-acid sequence: MPMVSVGRDRLFAALGKPYTKEELKDEEVSERAKREFDDDCFRFGIELDDVTTEKAIVRKEKHLDEAEADEDEEVIYKIDIPANRYDLLCLEGLSQALRIFEKKQEVPQYKLANISKESMMKMHVTPETSLIRPHVVCAVLRGVTFTEASYNSFIDLQDKLHQNICRRRTLVAIGTHDLDTVQTPFSYEALPPSSISFVPLKQVKKFRADELMEFYKSDLKLKKFLHIIENSKVYPVIYDKNRTVLSLPPIINGAHSAITLKTKNVFIECTATDLTKAKIVLNTIVTAFSSYCERKFEIEPVEVIYPDGKSYVYPDLSVYTMDVSLSYINSRIGPSLGADEVIDLLKKMQLGAQQSVSGNKSDTITVLVPPTRSDILHPCDVMEDVAIAYGYNNIPPTMPASSSGSLKPLVLNEFSDMLRSEIAMNGYTEVLNFTLCSWKENFDLLRRKDDKSKAVVVGNPRSSDFELVRTTLMPGILKSVGHNKDHPKPIKVFEVGDVAILDETKDVGATNRRQLAALYCGASSGFELIHGLVDRIMEVLGAVFVPKGDAVSGDTASYYLQRAEEPEFLPGVQASIYYKGKQIGTFGVVHPEVLRNFDIPDPCSYVEMNMESFL
- the LOC126796439 gene encoding inorganic pyrophosphatase TTM1 codes for the protein MGQDTNAGAESPRPRFGLLRDQVQLVKRKDCDRYEIAPIPDILSLEKGFFIVIRACQLLAQKNNGLVLVGVAGPSGAGKTVFTEKVLNFMPSIAVITMDNYNDASRIIDGNFDDPRLTDYDTLLDNIHGLKAGKAVQVPIYDFKSSSRIGYREVEVPSSRIVIIEGIYALSEKLRPLLDLRVSITGGVHFDLVKRVLRDIQRAGQEPEEIIHQISETVYPMYKAFIEPDLQTAHIKITNKFNPFTGFQNPTYILKSNRTVTVDQIKAVVSEEHKETTEETYDIYLLPPGEDPEACQSYLRMRNRDGKYNLMFEEWVSDSPFIISPRITFEVSVRLLGGLMALGYTIAAILKRSSHVFCDDRVCVKTDWLEQLNRQYVQVQGKDRLYVKSIAEQLGLEGSFVPRTYIEQIQLEKLVNDVMALPDDLKTKLSIDDDFVSSPKEALSRASADRRSKHLSRSVSHSYSNHRDKLTRLAVNNRTFDGRSLESPATLSNQGVITQLSEQISTLNERMDEFTSRVEELNSKVSIRKTSASQQNLALQAEACNGTIPTSLFVTGLSNGALTGSLLPSSASSSQLAKESPLIEEIQAITRSQRQIMHQIDNLSNLLREYTAERLRLGRADSTARVNDIDSIGIPVILALAIGGLGVLFFKSLTSQK